Proteins from a genomic interval of Gluconacetobacter diazotrophicus PA1 5:
- a CDS encoding ABC transporter substrate-binding protein — protein MTGLLRVLTGLAVLSLSVLSPARAQVPDTVTVILDWFLNADHAALLAADYSGAFRRHGLQVHLIAPSDPGSPARLVAAGQADLAVSYETQLGMLAEQGIPLVRVGTLIDTPLDTLITGPDIHSLKDLKGRTIGISMAGVDDAVLAAMLGSVGLSLSDVHQVNVNFQLEQALMSHAVDAVIGATRTYELIDLRQKGFAPGAVYPEEHGVPLNDELIFLAARDHAHDPRIVRFMDALEEGTNVLLNHPDDILAQAVREHPELDTKLNRAAWTATLSRVCKQPSVLNARRYRAFMAFLRARGVVHRDMNLSDYAVDPADGTP, from the coding sequence GTGACCGGATTGCTGCGCGTGTTGACAGGTCTGGCGGTCCTGTCCCTGTCCGTCCTGTCTCCAGCCCGTGCCCAGGTGCCGGACACGGTGACGGTCATTCTCGACTGGTTCCTGAATGCCGATCACGCGGCGCTTCTGGCGGCCGACTATAGCGGCGCGTTCCGCCGGCATGGATTGCAGGTGCACCTGATCGCCCCGTCCGATCCCGGGTCCCCCGCGCGGCTGGTGGCGGCGGGGCAGGCGGATCTGGCGGTGTCCTACGAAACGCAGCTGGGCATGCTGGCCGAGCAGGGGATTCCGCTGGTGCGGGTGGGCACGCTGATCGACACGCCGCTGGATACGCTGATCACCGGGCCGGACATTCATTCCCTGAAGGACCTGAAGGGCAGGACGATCGGGATTTCCATGGCGGGGGTCGACGACGCGGTGCTGGCGGCCATGCTGGGGTCGGTCGGGCTGTCCCTGTCCGACGTGCATCAGGTCAACGTCAATTTCCAGTTGGAACAGGCCCTGATGTCACACGCGGTCGATGCCGTGATCGGGGCGACGCGCACCTATGAACTGATCGACCTGCGGCAGAAGGGATTCGCCCCCGGCGCGGTCTATCCCGAGGAACATGGCGTGCCGCTGAATGACGAACTGATCTTCCTGGCCGCGCGCGACCATGCCCATGACCCCAGGATCGTCCGCTTCATGGACGCGCTGGAGGAGGGGACGAACGTCCTGCTGAACCATCCGGACGATATCCTGGCCCAGGCCGTCCGGGAGCATCCCGAACTGGATACGAAGCTGAACCGTGCCGCCTGGACGGCGACCCTGTCGCGCGTCTGCAAGCAGCCCTCGGTCCTGAATGCGCGGCGCTATCGGGCGTTCATGGCATTCCTGCGTGCCCGCGGCGTGGTGCATCGGGACATGAACCTGTCCGACTACGCCGTCGATCCGGCTGACGGCACGCCGTAG
- a CDS encoding ArnT family glycosyltransferase, with the protein MTRLTLRHYVMLALCTFMIFLPGRASLPPLDRDEPRYMEASAQMLRSGNFIDVRFQDQPRYLQPAGIYWLEAASVAATGTLRQHAVWAYRIPSLLAVTAVVVLTAWIGATLFGPASGLLAAGLLAVSVLTTAEGRMATIDTTLLLAVLLAQTGLLRAYLDRERDRPTPLSAALLYWTALGVGLMLKGPVVLIPGFGTPLALALVERRIDWWHRLRPAWGWAVMLAIVLPWCVAIGVVSHGDFFSRAVGTNFLGKVAHGQQAHGLPPGYHLLAFAIAFWPGSIFAAMALPFVWARRHAPPVRFLLCWIVPHWLVFEAIATKLPHYVLPTYPAIAMLTAAAIMTMPDRWSWPAALWGRVVLAVYGVLWLVLGVALSVAGPVLLWRLEHRVEPAALIVPLGALPLVLVSAWLLVGRQPLRAAMAAVAAAVIIHVGLFVTVIPNLQAIWLSPRLAALVDDYRPCPDTIVASPSFSEPSLVFLVGQNTALVDPVAAADLLRDNRACGLALVDRRDEPAFRARLRRDGLNVIEFGRVAGLNYSTGKHLDIGLFGPTPP; encoded by the coding sequence ATGACGCGGCTGACCTTGCGGCATTACGTCATGCTGGCGTTGTGTACGTTCATGATCTTCCTGCCCGGGCGGGCCAGCCTGCCGCCCCTGGACCGGGACGAGCCGCGCTATATGGAAGCCAGCGCGCAGATGCTGCGCAGCGGCAATTTCATCGATGTCCGGTTCCAGGACCAGCCGCGCTATCTGCAGCCCGCCGGCATCTACTGGCTGGAGGCCGCCTCGGTCGCCGCCACCGGCACCCTGCGCCAGCATGCGGTGTGGGCCTATCGCATTCCGTCGCTGCTGGCGGTGACGGCCGTGGTGGTGCTGACGGCCTGGATCGGCGCCACCCTGTTCGGTCCGGCCAGCGGTCTGCTGGCGGCGGGACTGCTCGCCGTGTCGGTGCTGACGACGGCCGAGGGCCGGATGGCCACCATCGACACCACCCTGCTGCTGGCGGTGCTGCTGGCGCAGACGGGGCTCCTGCGCGCCTATCTGGACCGTGAACGCGACCGGCCGACGCCGCTTTCGGCCGCGCTGCTGTACTGGACGGCGCTGGGGGTGGGGCTGATGCTCAAGGGGCCGGTGGTGCTGATCCCGGGCTTCGGCACGCCGCTGGCGCTGGCGCTGGTGGAACGGCGCATCGACTGGTGGCACCGGCTGCGGCCCGCGTGGGGCTGGGCGGTGATGCTGGCGATCGTCCTGCCCTGGTGCGTCGCGATCGGGGTCGTCAGCCATGGCGATTTCTTCTCGCGCGCGGTGGGAACCAATTTCCTCGGCAAGGTGGCCCATGGCCAGCAGGCGCACGGCCTGCCGCCCGGGTATCACCTGCTGGCGTTCGCCATCGCCTTCTGGCCCGGCTCGATCTTCGCGGCGATGGCGCTGCCCTTCGTCTGGGCCCGGCGGCATGCGCCGCCGGTGCGTTTCCTGCTGTGCTGGATCGTGCCGCACTGGCTGGTGTTCGAAGCCATCGCGACCAAGCTGCCGCATTACGTGCTGCCCACCTATCCGGCGATCGCGATGCTGACCGCGGCGGCGATCATGACCATGCCCGACCGCTGGTCATGGCCGGCCGCGCTGTGGGGCCGGGTGGTGCTGGCGGTGTACGGCGTGCTGTGGCTGGTGCTGGGGGTCGCGCTGTCCGTGGCGGGGCCTGTGCTGCTGTGGCGGCTGGAGCATCGGGTGGAGCCCGCGGCGCTGATCGTGCCGCTGGGCGCGTTGCCGCTGGTGCTGGTGTCCGCCTGGCTGCTGGTGGGGCGCCAGCCCCTGCGGGCCGCCATGGCGGCGGTCGCGGCGGCGGTAATCATCCATGTCGGCCTGTTCGTGACCGTGATCCCGAACCTGCAGGCGATCTGGCTCAGTCCGCGCCTGGCCGCGCTGGTGGACGATTACCGGCCGTGCCCGGATACGATCGTGGCCTCGCCCTCGTTCTCGGAACCCAGCCTGGTGTTCCTGGTGGGGCAGAATACGGCGCTGGTCGATCCCGTTGCCGCGGCCGACCTGCTGCGCGACAACCGGGCCTGCGGCCTGGCGCTGGTGGACCGCCGCGACGAACCGGCCTTTCGCGCGCGCCTGCGGCGGGACGGCCTGAACGTGATCGAATTCGGCCGCGTCGCGGGGCTGAATTATTCGACGGGCAAGCATCTCGATATCGGGCTGTTTGGACCGACACCCCCATAA
- a CDS encoding glycosyltransferase family 2 protein, which produces MSSSPDRSEPVLSIVAAVLNEAENIRPVCAELAESLRSLPPCEVVFVDDGSTDGTVDALLAARAEGVLPGLRVLCHDRRLGKSAALRTGIEAAHGRWIATIDGDGQDDPSEIADMLDLARNAPGRAPLVVGVRLRRRDTLSRRFATRFANGLRGRLLRDGCPDTGAPLKVFLRADFLRLPQFEGLHRFLPALLGRQGVPLLCRPVRHRNRLHGHSKYTNLNRALVGIRDLLGVMWLNNRTRLPHHITER; this is translated from the coding sequence GTGTCCTCATCCCCTGATCGTTCGGAGCCCGTCCTTTCGATCGTGGCGGCCGTCCTGAACGAGGCGGAGAACATTCGGCCCGTCTGTGCCGAACTGGCCGAATCGCTCCGCTCCCTGCCGCCGTGCGAAGTCGTCTTCGTCGATGACGGCAGCACCGACGGCACCGTGGACGCCCTGCTGGCTGCCCGGGCCGAGGGTGTGCTGCCCGGCCTGCGGGTCCTCTGCCACGATCGCCGGCTTGGAAAATCCGCCGCCCTGCGTACGGGGATCGAGGCCGCGCACGGGCGCTGGATCGCGACGATCGACGGCGACGGGCAGGACGATCCTTCGGAAATCGCCGATATGCTGGACCTGGCGCGGAATGCGCCGGGCCGCGCGCCGCTGGTCGTGGGTGTCCGGCTGCGGCGCCGCGATACGCTGTCGCGCCGGTTTGCGACGCGCTTTGCCAACGGCCTGCGCGGCCGGCTGCTGCGCGACGGCTGCCCCGATACCGGCGCACCGCTGAAGGTATTCCTGCGCGCGGATTTCCTGCGCCTGCCGCAGTTCGAGGGGCTGCATCGCTTCCTGCCCGCGCTGCTGGGGCGGCAGGGCGTGCCCCTGCTGTGCCGGCCGGTGCGGCACCGCAACCGTCTGCACGGGCATTCCAAATACACCAACCTGAACCGCGCGCTGGTCGGTATCCGCGACCTTCTGGGCGTGATGTGGCTGAACAACCGCACACGGCTTCCCCATCATATCACCGAACGCTAG
- a CDS encoding ATP synthase subunit B: MLHEPRFWSAVAFVLFFVLFGKKLWTPLAAALDSRADRIRADLDEAARLRREAEQMLEDATRERETAMVEARALVEHSLIEAARIADEARREAEAVATRREQMARDRIAASERSAVREVRQVAIDVAIQATRDVLATALPAGADHAIVDRAIADLPSALSHRAA; encoded by the coding sequence ATGCTGCATGAACCCCGTTTCTGGTCGGCCGTCGCCTTCGTCCTCTTCTTCGTCCTGTTCGGCAAGAAGCTCTGGACGCCGCTGGCCGCCGCCCTGGACAGCCGCGCCGACCGCATCCGCGCCGACCTGGACGAGGCCGCGCGCCTGCGTCGCGAGGCCGAGCAGATGCTGGAAGACGCGACCCGCGAGCGTGAAACCGCGATGGTCGAGGCCCGCGCCCTGGTCGAGCATTCGCTGATCGAGGCCGCGCGCATTGCCGACGAGGCCCGTCGCGAGGCCGAAGCCGTTGCCACCCGCCGCGAACAGATGGCCCGTGACCGCATCGCGGCCTCGGAACGCAGCGCGGTGCGCGAGGTCCGGCAGGTCGCGATCGACGTGGCGATCCAGGCCACGCGCGATGTGCTGGCCACGGCGCTTCCGGCCGGCGCGGACCATGCGATCGTCGATCGGGCGATCGCCGACCTGCCGTCGGCCCTGTCCCACCGCGCCGCCTGA
- a CDS encoding F0F1 ATP synthase subunit B family protein, with product MARSAVSITRKAASLLTSSALALPVMAMAAPGARAVGMPQLDFANPLIIGQVVWGGVIFLVLYLLLSRSALPKVDRVLANRRQTIENDLDIAHRAKDEADAAVDELHQARRAAMAEAQANVEKVVEDARLAALHETQNMNARLAAEIRDAEARVAAARAAALGSLRQIADDTAQALVHQLSGTSVPADQLARRVDDAATAHGF from the coding sequence ATGGCACGTTCCGCGGTGTCGATCACCCGCAAGGCGGCGTCGCTCCTGACGTCGTCCGCGCTGGCCCTGCCCGTTATGGCGATGGCCGCGCCGGGCGCGCGCGCCGTGGGCATGCCGCAGCTTGATTTTGCCAACCCCCTGATCATCGGTCAGGTGGTCTGGGGTGGCGTGATCTTCCTGGTCCTCTACCTGCTGCTCAGCCGTTCGGCCCTGCCGAAGGTTGACCGGGTGCTGGCCAACCGGCGCCAGACGATCGAAAACGACCTGGATATCGCCCATCGCGCCAAGGATGAAGCCGACGCGGCGGTGGACGAACTGCACCAGGCCCGTCGCGCCGCGATGGCCGAAGCGCAGGCCAATGTCGAAAAGGTGGTCGAGGACGCCCGTCTCGCCGCCCTTCACGAGACACAGAACATGAATGCCCGCCTCGCGGCGGAAATCCGTGATGCCGAGGCCCGGGTGGCCGCGGCGCGCGCCGCGGCCCTGGGGTCGCTGCGCCAGATCGCGGACGATACCGCGCAGGCCTTGGTTCATCAGCTGTCCGGCACGTCGGTTCCGGCCGACCAACTGGCCCGCCGGGTCGACGACGCCGCGACGGCGCACGGTTTCTGA
- a CDS encoding ATP synthase subunit C family protein, with translation MDIAAAREIGAGIAVIALAGVGIGLGNIFSTLVSSIARNPAARPHVFGLGMLGFALTEAVALYALLIAFLILFV, from the coding sequence ATGGACATCGCTGCAGCCCGGGAAATTGGTGCCGGTATCGCCGTTATCGCCCTCGCCGGCGTCGGCATCGGCCTGGGTAACATCTTCTCCACGCTGGTCAGCAGCATCGCCCGCAATCCGGCCGCGCGTCCGCACGTGTTCGGCCTGGGCATGCTGGGCTTCGCCCTGACGGAAGCCGTTGCCCTGTACGCCCTGCTCATCGCCTTCCTGATCCTGTTCGTCTAA
- a CDS encoding F0F1 ATP synthase subunit A, whose product MAAGSTIDALGQFELHPVLGGLGESLRFSQSPVMMIVASVLVLAFLYVGMRPAAIVPGRLQAAAEICYDFIHDMAVDTIGPEGRAFFPFIFTLFFFILAGNYLGLLPFSFAFTSHIAVTLALALLVFVLAVIVSLKAQGPKFFAHFMPAGAPVALAPLLVPIEILSFLSRPVSLSIRLFANMVAGHVMLEMFAAFTIMLAGLGLFGDVLAVGPVVINVALMALELLVGALQAYVFAILTCIYLREAVAH is encoded by the coding sequence TTGGCGGCTGGATCCACCATCGACGCACTGGGTCAGTTCGAACTCCATCCCGTCCTGGGCGGACTGGGCGAATCCTTGCGCTTCAGCCAGTCGCCCGTCATGATGATCGTGGCGTCCGTCCTGGTCCTGGCGTTCCTGTATGTCGGCATGCGTCCCGCCGCCATCGTGCCCGGCCGCCTGCAGGCGGCGGCGGAAATCTGCTACGATTTCATCCATGACATGGCGGTGGACACGATCGGGCCCGAGGGTCGGGCGTTCTTCCCGTTCATCTTTACGCTGTTCTTCTTCATCCTGGCCGGCAACTATCTCGGCCTGCTGCCCTTCTCGTTCGCCTTTACCAGCCATATCGCCGTGACGCTCGCGCTCGCGCTGCTGGTGTTCGTGCTGGCGGTCATCGTCTCGCTCAAGGCGCAGGGCCCGAAGTTCTTCGCGCATTTCATGCCGGCGGGGGCGCCCGTCGCCCTGGCCCCACTGCTGGTGCCGATCGAAATCCTCTCATTCCTTTCCCGTCCCGTCAGCCTGTCGATCCGTCTGTTCGCCAACATGGTCGCCGGTCACGTGATGCTGGAAATGTTCGCCGCCTTCACGATCATGCTGGCCGGGCTCGGACTGTTCGGCGACGTGCTCGCCGTCGGGCCGGTGGTCATCAATGTCGCGTTGATGGCACTTGAATTGCTAGTGGGTGCGCTGCAGGCCTATGTCTTCGCCATTCTCACCTGCATCTACCTGCGGGAGGCGGTCGCGCACTGA
- a CDS encoding AtpZ/AtpI family protein, translated as MGKDTDSSRQSFDARLRQARDRNISGRETQGATTQGSDMSVLGFALRAGTEMVSALVVGVAVGWGLDRWLGSRPAFLILFSFLGGAAGVLNVWRLVRPMDTPGDKPDP; from the coding sequence TTGGGTAAGGATACGGACAGTTCCCGTCAGTCCTTCGACGCGCGCCTGCGGCAGGCCCGGGACCGGAATATTTCCGGCCGGGAGACGCAGGGGGCGACGACGCAGGGCAGCGACATGTCTGTCCTGGGGTTCGCCCTCAGGGCTGGCACCGAGATGGTCTCCGCCCTTGTGGTCGGCGTCGCGGTCGGGTGGGGGCTGGATCGATGGCTGGGCAGCCGTCCGGCTTTCCTGATCCTGTTCTCGTTCCTGGGCGGTGCTGCGGGTGTGCTGAATGTCTGGCGTCTGGTCAGGCCCATGGACACGCCGGGGGACAAGCCGGACCCGTAG
- the purH gene encoding bifunctional phosphoribosylaminoimidazolecarboxamide formyltransferase/IMP cyclohydrolase yields MTQTPVPVRRALISVSDKAGLLDLARALIAHGAEILSTGGSARALREAGLKVTEVSDHTGFPEILDGRVKTLVPQIHGGILGRRDLPAHLAQMDEHGIAPIDLVAVNLYPFEATVASGAGEEDCIENIDIGGPALIRAAAKNHGHVVVLTDPAQYGAVIDALAQGGTTLAARRALAGAAYARTAAYDSAIAAWFAVQRGDVLPERLAVAGLRRESLRYGENPHQQAAFYADGSSRPGVATARQVQGKSLSYNNLNDTDAAFEAVAEFDGPAVVIVKHANPCGVATADTLSAAWDLALRCDPVSAFGGIVALNRTLDADAAARIAAIFTEVIVAPDATEEAQAILAKKKNLRLLLTGAMPDPSVGGVAIRSVAGGFLAQTRDNGRIVPAGLKVVTRRAPTEAEMADLIFAFRVGKHVKSNAIVYAKGQATAGIGAGQMSRVDSARIAAIKGAEAARAAGLDQPLTTGSVVASDAFFPFADGLEAAIAAGATAVIQPGGSIRDDEVIAAADRAGIAMVFTGMRHFRH; encoded by the coding sequence ATGACCCAGACGCCCGTGCCGGTCCGCCGCGCCCTGATTTCCGTTTCCGACAAGGCGGGGTTGCTCGACCTCGCCCGCGCCCTGATCGCCCATGGGGCGGAAATCCTCTCGACCGGGGGCTCGGCCCGTGCGCTGCGCGAGGCCGGACTGAAGGTGACCGAGGTGTCGGACCATACCGGCTTTCCCGAAATTCTCGACGGGCGGGTGAAGACCCTGGTGCCGCAGATCCATGGCGGCATCCTGGGCCGCCGCGACCTGCCGGCCCATCTGGCGCAGATGGACGAACACGGGATCGCGCCGATCGACCTGGTCGCGGTGAACCTCTACCCGTTCGAGGCCACGGTGGCCTCCGGCGCGGGGGAAGAGGACTGCATCGAGAACATCGATATCGGCGGCCCCGCCCTGATCCGCGCGGCGGCCAAGAACCACGGCCATGTCGTGGTGCTGACCGATCCGGCGCAGTACGGCGCGGTGATCGACGCGCTGGCCCAGGGCGGCACCACGCTTGCGGCGCGGCGCGCGCTGGCCGGCGCGGCCTATGCCCGCACCGCCGCCTATGATTCCGCCATCGCGGCGTGGTTCGCCGTGCAGCGCGGCGACGTGCTGCCGGAACGCCTGGCCGTCGCGGGCCTGCGCCGCGAAAGCCTGCGCTATGGCGAAAATCCGCACCAGCAGGCGGCCTTCTATGCCGACGGCAGCAGCCGGCCCGGTGTGGCCACCGCCCGCCAGGTGCAGGGCAAATCCCTGTCCTACAACAACCTGAACGATACCGATGCGGCGTTCGAGGCCGTGGCGGAATTCGACGGCCCGGCGGTGGTGATCGTCAAGCACGCCAATCCCTGCGGCGTCGCCACCGCCGATACGCTGTCGGCGGCCTGGGACCTGGCGCTGCGCTGCGATCCGGTCTCGGCCTTCGGCGGCATCGTCGCGCTGAACCGCACGCTGGACGCCGACGCCGCCGCGCGCATCGCGGCCATCTTCACCGAGGTCATCGTCGCCCCCGACGCGACGGAGGAGGCCCAGGCGATCCTGGCGAAGAAGAAGAACCTGCGCCTGCTGCTGACCGGCGCGATGCCCGACCCGTCCGTGGGCGGGGTGGCCATCCGTTCGGTCGCCGGCGGCTTCCTGGCGCAGACCCGCGACAATGGCCGGATCGTCCCCGCCGGCCTGAAGGTGGTGACCCGCCGCGCCCCGACCGAGGCCGAGATGGCGGATCTGATCTTCGCCTTCCGCGTCGGCAAGCATGTGAAGTCGAACGCCATCGTCTATGCCAAGGGCCAGGCGACCGCCGGCATCGGCGCGGGGCAGATGAGCCGCGTGGACTCGGCGCGCATCGCCGCGATCAAGGGGGCGGAAGCCGCCCGGGCCGCCGGCCTGGACCAGCCGCTGACGACGGGCAGCGTGGTGGCGTCGGACGCGTTTTTCCCCTTCGCCGACGGGCTGGAGGCCGCGATCGCGGCCGGCGCCACGGCGGTGATCCAGCCGGGCGGATCGATCCGCGATGACGAGGTCATCGCCGCCGCCGACCGGGCGGGCATCGCCATGGTGTTCACAGGTATGCGCCACTTCCGGCACTGA
- a CDS encoding aminotransferase class IV: MTMLWLNDGLVPADRARIDPADRGLTLGDGLFETMRVAGGRIAHLARHLDRLCQGADLLMFPGPDLDRIEDALRQVVRHNALAEGALRLTLTRGCGPRGLFPPASPQPSLLIVPFPPAPAPGPARLVVSTRVRRDAASPLSRVKSLNYLPNILARLEAEQRGADDALLLNAAGRVAESTVSTVLVHHQGRLVTPPVGDGALPGIARAVLLAACMVEEASLIPDDLRGAGGVVLVNSLSVRPVVSLDGMALSVLPGLVEDIRACVQGLSP; encoded by the coding sequence ATGACGATGCTGTGGCTGAATGACGGGCTGGTCCCGGCGGACCGGGCGCGGATCGATCCCGCCGATCGCGGCCTGACCCTGGGTGACGGACTGTTCGAGACGATGCGCGTCGCGGGGGGGCGCATCGCCCATCTGGCCCGGCATCTCGACCGGCTGTGCCAGGGTGCGGACCTGCTGATGTTTCCGGGCCCCGACCTGGACCGGATCGAGGACGCGTTGCGCCAGGTGGTGCGGCACAATGCGCTGGCCGAAGGCGCGCTGCGCCTGACTCTGACGCGCGGCTGCGGCCCGCGCGGCCTGTTCCCGCCCGCCTCTCCGCAACCCAGCCTGCTGATCGTGCCCTTTCCCCCGGCGCCCGCCCCGGGACCGGCCCGCCTGGTGGTCAGCACCCGCGTCCGGCGGGATGCGGCATCCCCGCTCTCGCGGGTCAAGAGCCTGAATTACCTGCCCAACATCCTGGCCCGGCTGGAGGCCGAACAGCGCGGCGCGGATGACGCGCTGCTGCTGAACGCGGCGGGGCGGGTGGCCGAAAGCACGGTCAGCACGGTGCTGGTCCATCACCAGGGGCGCCTGGTCACGCCGCCGGTCGGCGACGGCGCCTTGCCGGGGATCGCTCGCGCCGTGCTGCTGGCGGCTTGCATGGTGGAGGAGGCCTCGCTGATACCCGACGATCTGCGGGGGGCAGGGGGTGTGGTGCTGGTCAACAGCCTGTCGGTGCGTCCGGTTGTCAGTCTGGACGGGATGGCGTTGTCTGTTCTGCCGGGGTTGGTCGAGGACATTCGGGCGTGTGTACAAGGGCTCAGCCCTTGA